The Bradysia coprophila strain Holo2 chromosome IV, BU_Bcop_v1, whole genome shotgun sequence genome includes a region encoding these proteins:
- the LOC119066546 gene encoding neuroglobin-like — MGCELGKLANSSKAEGNNAFGPSEPPPPAAPDPRLPLTARQKYTMIASWKGISRAMQPTGICMFIKLFEEHGDLLKLFNKFRECKTKEEQSTSEELAEHANKVMETLDEGIRGLDDLDSFFDYLHQVGASHTRIPGFKAEYFWKIEKPFLSAVQTTLGDRYTDNVEGIYKLTIKFIIETLITGFEKSANPNSANVNNSSNSRDNTTS, encoded by the exons ATGGGTTGTGAATTGGGTAAATTAGCAAATAGTTCCAAGGCCGAAGGAAATAACGCCTTCGGACCTAGTGAACCGCCACCACCAGCGGCACCGGATCCAAGACTTCCGCTAACAGCTAGACAAAAGTACACCATGATTGCATCGTGGAAAGGCATCAGCCGTGCTATGCAACCGACTGGAATTTGTATGTTTATTAA GCTTTTTGAAGAGCACGGTGATCtgctaaaattatttaataaatttcgaGAATGTAAAACAAAGGAAGAACAGTCGACATCGGAGGAGCTGGCAGAGCATGCTAACAAAGTTAtggaaacattggacgaaggCATTAGAGGATTGGACGATTTAGATTCATTTTTTGATTACTTACATCAAGTAGGCGCTTCCCACACACGTATTCCAGGTTTTAAAGCAGAGTACTTTTGG aaaatcgaaaaaccatttttatctGCTGTGCAAACAACGCTAGGCGATCGTTATACCGACAATGTCGAAGGCATCTATAAATTAACAATCAAATTTATAATCGAAACACTGATAACGGGTTTCGAGAAAAGTGCCAATCCGAATAGTGCTAATGTTAACAATAGTAGTAATAGTAGGGACAATACAACGTCGTGa